The following are encoded together in the Macadamia integrifolia cultivar HAES 741 chromosome 10, SCU_Mint_v3, whole genome shotgun sequence genome:
- the LOC122092368 gene encoding probable pectinesterase 55, whose protein sequence is MMMQLFSKLFIFISMALRWSLDFPLIREATVDCGSNVAYTITVDKNGHGNFTTVQGAIDSIPSNNNQWVCISVQAGIYIEQVTIDQDKPCIFLKGVNRSVTSIEYAAHGQLNTTPTFSSKADNFVAKDISFKNTFNLGSYEEVSPATAVLVYGDKAAFYSCGFYGLQDTLWDQLGRHYFEQCYVEGSVDFIFGLGYSMYKDCVISVTPVKNPGFITAQHRNSPNEINGYVFNGGSVVGEGTAYLGRAYGPYSTVIWYGTSFFKGVVPQGWDNWNRTGQEPNFTYAEVNCSGPGADTSKRVKWEKKLSDSELQKFIQPSLSIDSDGWIAKQPHS, encoded by the exons atGATGATGCAACTCTTCTCCAAGTTGTTTATCTTCATCTCCATGGCTCTAAGGTGGTCTTTAGATTTCCCTTTAATTAGAGAGGCAACTGTGGATTGTGGGTCTAATGTTGCATACACAATCACTGTTGATAAGAATGGTCATGGAAATTTTACCACCGTTCAAGGCGCAATCGATTCTATTCCTTCAAACAACAATCAATGGGTTTGTATTTCTGTACAAGCTGGGATATACAT AGAGCAAGTAACAATTGACCAGGACAAACCGTGTATTTTCCTGAAAGGAGTCAATAGAAGTGTTACGAGCATTGAATATGCTGCCCATGGACAACTAAATACTACTCCTACTTTCAGCTCAAAGGCCGACAATTTTGTTGCCAAAGATATTTCCTTCAAg AATACATTCAACCTGGGATCATATGAAGAGGTTAGCCCAGCAACTGCAGTTCTAGTTTATGGTGATAAAGCTGCTTTCTATTCTTGTGGTTTCTATGGTTTGCAAGATACATTATGGGATCAACTTGGGCGACATTACTTTGAGCAATGTTACGTCGAAGGTTCAGTGGATTTTATCTTTGGTCTAGGCTACTCGATGTACAAG GACTGTGTCATTAGTGTTACTCCAGTTAAGAACCCAGGTTTTATAACAGCTCAACATCGAAACTCACCCAATGAAATAAATGGATATGTGTTCAATGGTGGGAGTGTGGTGGGTGAAGGTACAGCTTATCTTGGAAGGGCTTATGGGCCTTACTCCACAGTAATATGGTATGGGACAAGCTTCTTCAAGGGCGTGGTTCCACAAGGATGGGATAACTGGAACCGTACCGGCCAAGA GCCAAACTTTACGTATGCGGAGGTTAATTGCTCTGGACCTGGGGCTGATACTTCCAAGCGTGTGAAATGGGAAAAGAAGCTCAGTGATTCCGAACTCCAAAAATTCATACAACCATCATTATCTATTGACTCCGACGGATGGATTGCGAAACAACCTCATTCATGA